A genomic segment from Lignipirellula cremea encodes:
- a CDS encoding efflux RND transporter periplasmic adaptor subunit produces MGSQESRHRDRAAWLVLAAGLVACCGCQSSRADDEKKSPRPVTVLELRETNPLSREFVGGSVASWKTEEIGFEVAGRVQFVAELDVNVDGRLYHPDGQIQQKGDLIARIDPYRYELQVASAKARIKTAEEQKRAATIEAEKAIPAQGRAAETSVRVALSELERRRPLLERGTISQEDFDRAQAAWEQATAEVAQLDAQQDAKRAEIASFDAQIQELQEALSQAERDREECQLYAPYDGQIAQVHVIPGAYVERGQAVVTLQMMDPITVEVEASAATTRRLKHDDMVPFYTARADGGLERRMASVYSIDPTADPQTRTFTITLIVLNQVISASQKATATGESTPVVAQTTDLRRVIPHKLGGRNYLFMEEKALQQDADGYFIWKVLNRDMNTLSSDSDPMLQVKKVRLTPGDQRASFLGMWNFRNVEVDPKEFNFLTDLATGLVVYPQGVDAATFQGDRILLNRERWLLRPGDLVKVDLTEGAQAGLYVPESAILSLQDRQYLFVVQSTDKGSRVRRVPIRVFEAVDTLRRVEGIEDDAIRPGVQVAASGALFLSDGEAVNVVEVLEQGQ; encoded by the coding sequence ATGGGATCGCAGGAAAGCAGACATCGGGATCGGGCTGCCTGGCTCGTACTGGCGGCCGGACTGGTCGCCTGTTGCGGTTGCCAGTCCAGCAGGGCGGACGACGAAAAGAAGTCCCCGCGGCCGGTCACCGTGCTGGAGCTGCGCGAGACGAACCCGCTCAGCCGGGAGTTCGTCGGTGGTTCGGTCGCCTCGTGGAAAACTGAAGAGATCGGCTTCGAGGTCGCCGGCCGGGTGCAGTTCGTCGCCGAGCTGGATGTCAACGTCGATGGCCGCCTTTACCATCCCGACGGCCAGATCCAGCAAAAGGGCGATCTGATCGCCCGGATTGATCCCTATCGTTACGAGCTGCAGGTCGCAAGCGCTAAAGCCCGGATCAAAACGGCCGAAGAGCAAAAACGGGCCGCCACCATCGAGGCCGAGAAAGCCATTCCGGCCCAGGGCCGGGCCGCCGAGACCAGCGTGCGCGTCGCCCTGAGCGAGCTGGAGCGGCGCCGCCCGCTGCTGGAACGCGGCACCATTTCCCAGGAAGACTTCGACCGGGCCCAGGCCGCCTGGGAACAGGCCACGGCCGAAGTCGCCCAGCTGGACGCCCAGCAAGACGCCAAACGGGCCGAGATCGCTTCCTTCGACGCCCAGATCCAGGAGCTGCAGGAAGCCCTGTCGCAAGCCGAGCGCGACAGGGAAGAATGCCAGCTGTACGCCCCCTACGACGGGCAGATCGCCCAGGTCCATGTGATCCCCGGGGCCTACGTCGAACGCGGCCAGGCGGTCGTCACCCTGCAGATGATGGACCCGATCACCGTCGAGGTGGAAGCCTCGGCCGCCACGACCCGCCGCCTGAAGCACGACGACATGGTCCCCTTTTATACGGCCCGCGCCGACGGCGGCCTGGAGCGCCGGATGGCCAGCGTCTACTCGATCGACCCCACGGCCGATCCCCAAACGCGCACCTTCACCATCACCCTGATCGTTCTCAACCAGGTCATCTCCGCCAGCCAGAAAGCAACCGCGACGGGCGAATCGACACCCGTCGTGGCGCAAACCACCGACCTCCGCCGCGTGATTCCCCACAAACTGGGCGGCCGCAATTATTTATTCATGGAGGAGAAAGCCCTCCAGCAGGACGCCGACGGCTACTTCATCTGGAAGGTGCTCAATCGCGACATGAACACGCTCAGCAGCGATTCCGATCCGATGCTGCAGGTGAAAAAAGTGCGACTGACCCCCGGCGACCAGCGAGCTTCTTTCCTCGGCATGTGGAACTTCCGCAATGTGGAAGTCGACCCAAAGGAATTCAACTTCCTGACAGATCTGGCCACCGGCCTGGTCGTATATCCCCAGGGCGTCGACGCCGCGACCTTCCAGGGCGACCGCATCCTGCTGAACCGGGAACGCTGGCTGTTGCGACCGGGCGATCTGGTCAAAGTCGACCTGACCGAAGGCGCCCAGGCCGGACTGTACGTGCCGGAGAGTGCGATCCTGTCCCTGCAGGACCGGCAGTACCTGTTTGTCGTGCAGTCGACCGACAAGGGCTCCCGGGTGCGGCGCGTTCCGATCCGCGTTTTTGAAGCGGTGGATACGCTCCGCCGGGTGGAAGGAATCGAAGACGACGCAATCCGGCCCGGCGTACAGGTCGCCGCCTCGGGGGCCCTTTTTCTATCCGACGGCGAGGCCGTCAACGTGGTGGAAGTTTTGGAGCAAGGCCAGTGA
- a CDS encoding YhcH/YjgK/YiaL family protein — MILDRIEHADRYASVHKRFADAFAWIRAADWEKLEDGRHEIDGDQLYAVVSRANGIGKEKSLLESHRKYIDIQYIFEGKELIGWSPLADCTRVSEPYDADKDMGFFFDRPDTWVHVPVGAFVVFYPDDAHATLGGEGLAAKVIMKIAVDE; from the coding sequence ATGATTCTTGATCGAATTGAACACGCCGATCGCTATGCCAGCGTACACAAGCGGTTTGCCGACGCCTTTGCCTGGATCAGGGCGGCCGACTGGGAGAAGCTGGAAGACGGCCGGCACGAGATCGACGGCGATCAGCTGTATGCGGTCGTCTCCCGGGCCAACGGCATTGGCAAAGAAAAGTCGCTGCTGGAATCGCATCGCAAGTACATCGATATCCAGTACATCTTCGAGGGGAAAGAGCTCATCGGCTGGAGCCCGCTGGCCGACTGCACCCGCGTGTCGGAACCGTACGACGCCGACAAAGATATGGGCTTCTTTTTTGATCGCCCCGATACCTGGGTGCACGTGCCGGTCGGGGCGTTTGTGGTGTTCTATCCCGACGACGCCCACGCCACGCTGGGCGGCGAAGGTCTGGCGGCCAAGGTGATTATGAAGATCGCCGTCGACGAATAG